The Pectinophora gossypiella chromosome 15, ilPecGoss1.1, whole genome shotgun sequence genome segment atcttctatctttattcaataggtaacatagttacactatgaatcgtcaatttttaaataacgaacgttctttagcctaaaactactgcagcttctcacaacctgctggggaaaagaaactgcaagaaagcATTGTTTTATAATGTATTGTTTAAGTAGCTCCAGGTTAATTTTGTAGATTTTTATTGTATGATGATGAGTCAACTGTAGGAAATGTTCTTTTCAGAACGATGAATTATCTATTTGTACCTACCATACCTATTTGTTGGTTTACCATACATCTATACCAGTAACAACTGCTGGCGTGAATTTTTAAAGTATTGATTAATGGTCACAATCGAAAGTTAACACAAAAGTTTTCTAATTTCCAATTACAATCatgtttattgttaaaaaaaaatacgcgacATTTCAAAATTTCTTCACTTTCTTAAATACACCTATTGATGTCTTGTAATTCTGTCAACCTTGACTGACACACTttcgtaccatgtcacattattttttagccaaattaagttaatgtgacagtgCTCTATCGTGGGTGCACGATATTGtccatgactgtacttacctcCCAGCAACCAGGGCCGACTAGGAACTTCGCTTGAACTCTGGCCAACTTTAACTTCTTGGCGCTGAGGCACGGCCCCATTATGCTTGTGACTGATTTGTTATTTATTGGCCACTCGTGGACTCATGCATTCCTGCCATCTACTAGTGCACGAGAGGACGGACTTCACACCAACTAGGTAAATAGAGTTTCATGGAGTTGTAGGTGGTTATATATCTGCTGCATtggaaatgaaaaaaataggATATTATCAGCTGCTTATCACATTGGGAATGTTTTAAAAGTCGAAAATGTTTTGTCCACTCCAACATAGCAGGCAAGTCgccatacataaacagcctatacagggtgttagtgacatcgtaacgaatactcagggggatgattcagaccatgattctgagttaatatcaggtggaatttttcgtcgcaaaattcatgttttttttttttagttttttaaaattattttcaattctatatttttgcgatggaaaattccagttgacattaactcagaataatcagctgaatcatccccctcagtattcgttacgatgtcacttacaccccgcacaagtacatacggtagccatacaagtaggtatgggtgttagtgacatcgtaacgaatactgagggggatggttcagaccatgattctgagttgatatcaagtggaattttcagtctgatattcatgaatttttttgtgttttttttttaattattttcagttccatacttttgcgacggaaaaaaagacgtgccctccgaagcaccatcttactttttcggacaatcaggtgattcaagcctgaaaagtgcttaccaaacaaaggacagtctcacaaacatTTACGAAAAATGTTTGTGTTAATCCTATTTCTAATCCACTATCACTTATCGTAATCGTTCACCTGACGCCCAACGAGTTAGCTCCATCCAAAAGATATTATTTATGCAGTCAGTGCCTGCCTTCCGAGGCAAAAAGCGCAATATTTTACAAACCGACCTTTCATTCACTACGAAAGTTTGCTGAACATAGCTAAGCACCTAAACTTTTACCGTTTAAGATTCAATTCACAAAAACGATCTACTAGTGAAATACTATCCAATATTTTCACAACTTTACAAAGGATGTTTAACGAATGGTGGTTCTCATTGCCGATATTGCTTTTGTGCACTGACATGCAATGGATTACCTATTGTATTCCAGCTTAAAATGAAATACCAAAATTGCTACATTTCATAATGTTTTTCGAAGGCGACCTACCGGGAttgtattcaaaaataaaaactcaaaTATAGTAAGTGTATTGTATTTTACTTCAACtttgaaaataattgtaaaacaaTACACCGATATTTCTGCAGAGCAGTGAAAAATACGAGACTTTTATTATCCACATAACGTAACCTaccttaaatatataaaatactatttacaattttatttctatgtggcaatactattattaaatatatttttattttatggggcctttcgcggctcaatcgtaaccctgacaccagggttcatgagtctggtattctacctcacaactcacacgataagaaaaagattttTATCATCATGAAAGTATGGGTTAAACACAACTTTACTATAAAATCAATGTAAAACACGACAAGTATGCAAAATGAACACACATAGACTGtgatacagctcaccacttatcaGCGTTGGTCAccagaaggctcggtgaggtgtgggattGTGGGTACTTAATACGAGTACATCATGCTATGAATGTAGCTCAGACTACCCGAGTTGAGAATTTAGCCGTGAAATGCTGTTATGTTGTAGGAAATACGATgaaaattttacataacatcATATAACAAAACACGAACCTTTTAAACGACCTTCCTGATTGCATATCTGGAGACGTATCAAATTAATCTCGAATATGGTATTCGATGAAACAACGCTTTTGTCGAATGATTTCAATCTTGACTTTTACGATATCGTCCAGCGAGCTGATCATACGCGGTATTATAACGACTTTTTCATTATAAAATGGAATGAAGCCTACAAAATTTATATCGAGTTTCATCGGGATCGTTAACACGTACCTATGGCCTGAATAAAACATAAAGGTGTCGGAAATCGCcgtattatttataacattggAACGaattttatggctaatagcggTTTTATAATAGCATTAAGCCTTTGTTCCGGTGTTACATAATATTTCAGAAAGTGAATAAATGAGTTACGACATTTCATCGAAAATTAAGTTGTTTCACCTTTACTGGTGAAAATCAAAAGAAAATGTCAGACAGTAAAtcagaaagtaaataaaatacattttacctATCAACTTAAACGCGATGTTATTATATCAATTATGCAAATGTACATTCTAGAAGTACCTAAACACAAGCTTGAACTTGAATATTAATACTCATATCGTCTTCGCAATATCTGTTGTTAAACCCTACAGAGTTATACCAAAGCaatgtaattcaaattcaatatcgTTTCTATTTTTCCAAAAACCTTGCGTGAGGTGAGGGTTTTCAACTTTTCAAATGTTATGTGAGCCAACGGTCAAAGAGTTCCGCAGAGCGCATTCGCTAGGCATCGTATATTTGCATTATCTAGATTTGGCCAGCCAGCTTTCATCTCACGTTTTTGATATTTCAAATACAATTTGAGATAGAAGATTTTGTGGATTTCCCCCTGTGCTCGTTTATGTTCAACAAATTTTAGATATTTCATTGTGAAATGGATATATTAAGTTTAGAATAGTTGTGGcggaattttctttttatacttttataacCATATATAAAACGTTATAATAtaacgatataaaaaaatataaccaactTTACTGCAAATGGCTCAAACTTCAAATAAACCAAAAGATGTAATGCATATATTGCAGCACAGGATTTTCAAGCcccatataaaaattaaaactcagACTGAGAGTATCGGTGTCGGTAGTCAGTAGGGTAGGTAGCCAGTAAAACTGTCAGGTGAAAAATACTAGAAATATACTTCATGAGAAATATACTGTGTGAGAAATATACTACGTGAGAATACATACCTACAATATCataacctacaaaaacataaaagacCACGTGTTGTATTATTGTTGATACCAGTTTTCAGtactgtaagtaggtacatacaacTGAGCTCATCGTCTACTCCATTACCATTAAGGCAGTAGTAAATTTGGTTTTTATCGCGACTTAGAATGCGATCTCGGCGGTTGTTACGGTGACAAACGTACCACTTCATTACGACAGAGCGTGACTAGATTGATAAAAATGCTAAATACGATCCTCCActttaatatcatttttatctttttaattttcaattatcTTTTTAATTACTTCTTTGGTAAAATATCTTTATGACTTCTCCTCCATAGTAACGCATTGGAGACTTAACTAGTTTTTGTTCTGAAATCTaagaacggtcacgagcattaatatgtatacactttggtaccatgtcacattaacttctttgacaaattgaactgtaagtctcactaaatgtcaaatatgttagtgcggcagagtcctaaagtgggtacattatattgctcatgaccacGCTTATATtgtacataagatcacgtctatttcccgttagggtagagactacggaattccacctattacgatcctgacacactactttCGTTTCGaccactctcatcaaaaacataaacacagtGTTCGATCTCATTAAATATATCTGATACATTTTACATGTACCTTGTATATAAAAACTAGTTTGTTCAAATTACTTTCAGGACAAAAGTGTACATCAGGGCGTAGGATCATTTCAGTTCAAGATATAATACCTATAAGTTCATATAATGGAATATCGAAGAATCTCCGCGTTTTCTATCTCGGGCGACCCGCCAGGTGTCTGTTACTGACTGCATTGAAATCTAATATGATTCGATTTACCTAGCTCCATGTAAACCCACCTGTGCCTTAGATATAACTTATTGATCCTATGTCGGCAGGAGCAACCAAAGTTTGACCCCACAAAACTTGATCATGCTTCCCTGTGAACGCAACATAACATTAATAACATTATACAGTGTTCGGATTAATATTGTTATCTTTAGCTATCTTGATGCTGTGTCTTCATGGTAAAGACTAGACTTTTGAGtggtaaataaactttattaaacAGCAATAGATGAAGGGAAAAAATATCTACCCTACTCTATAAacaatcaacatcatcatcatcatcaggccgtacgacgcccactgccaCTGTCGTTCCtgcgctacccgcatccagcgtccaccttgtagcgggcctacccactatCTATAAACAATACATATACCTAACCAAAAAAACAAgcattatattttacttattacaCTTTTCTTACCaacaattttttaaaaaaatttgTAATACACCCTAAAAAGCCAATGTTTGTTGCTGGTAAATGTATTCTTCTCcgttctgtattttttattcaaaggagaatgggcgaaactggtccaagaacctccactgatgagacttgcaagtaatgaaagcttatgcttttccTATGAGGCAAAATTCAatagattctgtcccggggttctttttctacGGCCATGTTTCTCCTAgcgaaaaatgtgataaaattcaGTGGGcgactaaaatcgactcaacaTTTGTTGCTGAATAACTAAGTCCACATTTTCTAGAAGGATTTTCTATCTTGCACCTACGTAGGTAACTATgtgaataaagtaatattttaaacgcgAACCAGAAAAAAGGAGtccaaaatattatttagtCTAAGTACTTACGTATACGAGTATCGCATGTACACAGAAATTCTGCGTACATGTGGTctcaacatattttttatttttcatatatcAATATAACCAAACATTTTTTCGCACAAAGGGAAATATGTaggaatttaaaaatacttcaaCTCTCGTTTTACATATTTTCAGAACTTTTTCAGTTCAAAATGTATCTAAAAATCTTTGAAATATGACCTAACACTGCGTAATACCGACAACGAGTAGCGAGTGTATCATTGCAGCTTTAATATTTGACGAATGAATTTTGGTAAAAGGAAACGGGACACCTGACGCTCATGAGGGCATGAAATAATTGAAAATTGTTAATACAGGGTGTCTCGTAAATAAAACTGCAGGCGCGGTGTCGTGACGTTTTAATGTTTTATGCAGAACGCTACTACGTGTTAATGGTCCACGATGAGCCCTGGGCATAAATTTTGGGGCTTTTATCCCATTTTTGTGCCGCTTTGCAGCGCAATTTGTTCGGAAAGGGCACAGTATGTTTAATGACTCTTTAAAATCTACTTGTAACAATCTTACGACTGAATCCTGCGGCACTTTCATCAAACTTAATACGATTTAAGTGACAACGATATGTACTCCACGAAATTTCCATTATAATCGAACTGAACTATTAAAATTTCCTTTTATTGCACGCGGAGGTAAACAAAATACGATTTTATTGCGTAGCTCTGCGTAAAGCCGCAGAATCTTTGAACTGAGGCCATATCGGTTTCAATTACTATAACAGTAAAACTTTCCTGCGACCATTCTATTCGGGTGCTTCGAATGAGTATAAAATTTACTACATGCTCCGCCGAAACGGCATGTAACGTTGTTTTTAGTGTCGATTTTACGATAAATAGCACCATTTGTGCCCACCCATTATGGGCTGACGACGCATAGAATGGGCACTTGAGATTGCGGAGCCGGTGTAGGATAAACTGCAGTTGTAGCGGTCGCGATTGTTACagttgttggcgtcagatctggcaacccccgttgcctaggtattgtttttgtatggcgcttagcaacgggggtgtaagttaggttttttacattattataattttgtgatcttttactctttattatacattaatactgagttggtcatctttcatttcgctcgctaatatcgTGGTCCTTCGagtcaatttaattataaaccagtttcttttcaaaattcaaaattttttcATATCGTAAATTTCTTACGAAAATGATGACGAGATCGCAAACCAGTAAAGTGTTGGGGGGTAGCAAAGCGAGTAAAACACACTCGAACTCGTCCGCGTCGAGCGCCTCAACGGCCGCTCGCGTCAAAGCTGCTGAAGCAGTTCGCAAGCAACGGCTCGCGGACATCGCTAAGAATGAAGCAGCCGCCGCAGCCGCAGTCGCTGCAGCCGAGCGCGAGGCCGTGGAAGCCTCCTATGAGGCGACAGTCGCGGCGCTTGAGGCGGAGGAGGTGATGAGCGCCAGGAGCAGTCACACTGCTGACTGGGTTGCGAGTAGTGACTTTGCAGGAGCAGCATCGATCACAGTTGGTACGGCGGCTCCCTTGGGGAGTTTTCCGTGTGGACAGAGCGTGGGTACACCTATAGTGCACGCTGCCCCAGCCATGGAGCACGTGCGCGAAGCCACGCAGGGTTCACCGGAGACTGTTGCTGTTGACGCACCAGTTTTCTTACCATGCCAGCTACACAAGGATGATCTGCACCTTCAGCCCCAACGTTACGGTAATAATACCACATCCCCGGTAAGTGACATTGAGAAACTTACTAATGCCATTGTTTCTTTAGCTAAGCCTAGTGAAAGGTCTGAGTGTAAGGTTCAGCTATCTTCCTTTAGTGGAAATATGTCTGAATGGCTATTATTTAAGCGTACATTCGACGATACTAAGGCTAGTTTCAGTGCGAACGAGAACATAGCTAGGCTACGTAATGCTTTGAGTGGAGAGGCTAAAGAAGCTGTTCTTTCTCTATTGCTATGTTCTACTGACCCCGAGCCTATCATGCGCTCGTTAGAGTCACGATTTGCACGCCCCAAGCAGATTGTTCTTAACGAACTAGCTTCAATAAGAAGCTTGCCTAAAGTTGGGAATTCCCACTCGTTGGCTATTTTTGCTAGCAGAGTAAAAAACTGTGTTAGTATAGTCAATTTATTAGGCGAATCACCTTATTTACATTCACCGGAACTTATTCACATTTTAGTGTCCAAACTGAATCCGTTGCTGCAAAATAAGTGGTGTGACTACGCTGCAGAGCACTGCGTCTCAGGCCAGCCGCAGATAGACATCTTCGCGCGCTTCCTCGAGGTGGAGGCGGACAAGCAAGCCAACTTCGGCGTCTACGAAGTGTTTAACGTGCCCCCTCACGGCGACAAACCCAGGTCGCCGGGGCCGCAATTGCCTGGATTTTCGCAGCGTAACCCTCGTTCATTTCACACCGCATCAGCTCATCATGTCGTCTCATCATCTTTAGAACAACCGTTAACAGATGTTAACATGTCTTCGTCATGCCTGTATTGCTCAGTTAGTGGTCATAATATTAAATGTTGCCCGGAGTTTGTGGCTTTGAACATTTGTGATCGCATAGCTTGGGTCCGCGAGAACAAACTTTGTGTCAAATGTTTACGTAAAGGCAAGCACAACTATAAGTTCTGCAAGACGAAGCCATGTGGCATCAATGGTTGTAAACAGTTTCATAATAAAATCATTCATTCCGATAATTCGAAATTTCCATTTCATCCCATTGTCAACAATGTCACGTCTTCTGTCATTCCCATAGCAACGTCAACTCATGTCATTAGTGACAGCactaaaaaagaaatcaaaccGAGAAATAGTAAACAAGGTTTTATGCATACTAATGAGGTTCTATCACACTCAGAAAATAATATCACCAGTACTTCGTATTCATGCGCGTCCGGCAATGATTTTTCTGTGCTTTTGAAAGTATTGCCTGTGATACTTTCTGGCCCTAAGGGCGAAGTAGAGACATTTGCTCTTTTGGACGACGGGTCCACAGTTACCCTTCTCGATGCGGAGTTAGCTAATAAGCTAGGTGTTTCTGGAACTGAAGAAAATATGTGTATTGAAACCATAACAGGAACGAGCGATAATATCCCTGTTAAGTTTGTAGATTTCGAAATACGCGGTAGATATTGTAATGAAAGTTACACCGTCCGCAAAGCTCGCGCTATTCCTCATTTAAAACTTAGACCGCAAGAGGTCACGGTGAAGGATACTCGCTTCCCGCACCTTTTAGACATCGCTGCCGAGTTAGTGTTTGACATGGCTACGCCTAAAGTATTAATAGGTACTTCCGATTGGCATCTATTGCTATCTAGGGAGAATAGAGTAGGCACCGCGCCGCAGCCGGCAGCTATTCGCACCGCCCTTGGCTGGGTTTTATTTGGTAACCTTCCTCGAAGTTCTTTCTATGGAAATTCTATTAATCATCTAAGTGCTGCCAGCTCTTCTGACATTGAATTGGAGAGTCTTATTAAAGATTACTATCGGCTGGACTCTATTGGTATTAAACTCGATGAAAAAGTTAGTAGGGAAGATCAAAGAGctttagatattttaaataaaacgacTCGTCGTTTAGATGATGGGAGGTTTGAAGTCGGTCTACCGTGGCGAGAAGATGAACCTCATATTCCGGACAGCTATCACCTTGCCTTGTCTAGATTTCAAAGTTTACAGAGGAAACTAAACAAGGATGAGGAGTACGCGCGTTTATACAAGGTTAATATTGAGGCTTATGTGGAGAAGGGTTATGCCGAAGAATGTCTTGACAGTCATAATAGTCCAAGTTCATCTTCACGCCGTTGGTATTTACCGCATTTCGGGGTAACAAATCCCAACAAGCCAGGAAAGTTGCGTATAGTACACGATGCATCGGCGAAGTCATCGGGTGTCAGTTTGAATACTCTCATACTTCCTGGTCCAGATCTTCTACAATCCTTGTTAGGTATCCTAATGCGATTTCGCGAGGGTCAAATCGCCTTAAACGGGGATATAAGGGAAATGTTTCCCCAAATTAAAATCAGGGAGGAAGATCGGGATTGTCAACGCTATATTTGGCTCTCTCCAGAGGGTCAGCTGAAGGAATTTCATATGACGTCTTTAATATTTGGTGCATCAGCTTCTCCTTTCACggctatttatattaaaaacaggaATGCAAAAGACTTCCAGGATCAATATCCCGAGGCCACAAGGTCGATTATTCAAGATCATTATATGGACGATTTCTTAGGTTCGGTGGATAGTCCAGAAGAGGCTGCACGTCTCGCAGCTGACATCCTTCATGTTCATGCTCAGTGTGGCTTCGAGATGCGATCCTGGGTGTCCAATGATACTGAGTGTCTTAAACACATTCCGTCTCATCTTTGGAAAGAGGGCACTGGTAATGTCGACCTCAATTTAGGCGTTTCTAAGCCTGATGTACGCGTCTTGGGTATGCATTGGAACCCCCAAGAGGACACTTTTAGCTTTAAAGTTGATGTCAATATACCTTTACCTTCCAAGTTCACTAAACGTCAAGTTCTTAGAGATCTTATGCGGATTTATGATCCTTTAGGACTTCTGCAACCTAAAGTCACAATAGGAAAGATTTTATTTCAAAGAACGTGGCGGATGGTGAGCTCATGGGATGTTCCTCTTCCATTTTCCGAACGTATTCAGTGGGAAGAGTGGTACCGTGACATTAAGTCAGTTAATGCATTTAATATACCTCGTGCGTATAAATCTATTTCAACTTTCATCTCACAAGAACTTCACGTCTTTACAGACGCTAGCGAAGTAGCTTACACATGCGTCGCTTACTGGCGTTTTTTGTTTGAAGACGGTTCCGTTCAGATCGCTCTCATTGCGAGTAAATCTAGAGTCGCCCCTCTAAAATCGGTTAGCATTCCACGCCTCGAGCTTCAGGCAGCTTTACTCGGTGTAAGACTTGCTCAAACAATCTGCAGTGAGCACCGCGGCCAGGCTTCTCGTAGGGTTTTTTGGTCCGACTCTAAAACAGTTTTAGCCTGGATCAGGAGTGACTCCCGCAAATATAAAGCCTTTGTAAGTCATCGGTTGGGAGAAATCGCGGAACACACTCAAGTCAGTGAATGGCGTTGGGTCCCTACGGCTTTTAATGTGGCCGATGATGCTACTCGTCTCGTGTCGTCTTCTTTGGAAAGGTGGTGGCATGGCCCCTCTTTTTTAAAAGATAAGGAGGAAGCTTGGCCGCAAATAACTCCATCCGAACTTTCCTCTTCTGAGGTGAACTCAGAACTGCGACCTCGGGAAAAGGTCCccgatatttattatgttattttgtccGCAGAACATTTTTCTACTTGGCAACGACTACTGCGTGTAACCGCACGGGTTATTCAATTCACGCGGTTATTGAAGGACAAAGAGGCGCGTTCGGGGAGTTCTTTATGTAGAGGTATACGCCCGCTGCTCGCACGAGATGTCAGAGACGCAGAAGAGTTTCTGCTCAAGCAGACTCAGCGAGACGCCTTCACGGAAGAACTTGCTTGCATTAAATCGGGAAAGTTTGTTTCTAAGAAAAGCCGCTTACACAAGATTGGCCCCCGGCTGGATGATGTTGGATTTCTCAGAGCTTATGGCAGGATTAGTGCAGTCACTGAAGTCTCATCAGAAGTTACCAAGCCAATAATATTAGATGGTCGACACCCAACGGTACGCCTTTTAATTTCTGACTATCACATCAAAGCTTTGCATGGCAACAACGAGACTGTGGTTAACAATTTACGCCAGAAGTATGCCATCCTTCACCTGCGGCCCACTGTTCGATTTGTCGCTTCTAGGTGTCAGTTCTGCCGTATCAAGAGGGCTCAACCTGTGCTTCCGCCCACCGGCGATCTACCTTCAGAGAGGCTTCAGCACCATCGCCCGCCGTTCTCGTTCGTTGGACTTGATTATCTCGGTCCGCTCGAAGTAACGGTGAAGAGGTCCCGAGAAAAGCGTTATGTGGCGTTGTTCACGTGTCTGGTGACAAGGGCGATTCACCTCGAAGTGGTGGGAAGTTTAACTGCAGACAGCGCTATAATGGCTCTTCGAAGATTTATTGCTCGCCGTGGATGCCCCGTCAAGATCCTGTCGGACAATGGGACGGCCTTTGTTGGTGCAAACCGTATTTTGAGAGAAGCTTGGGCCGCAGTTGACCACTCTCACGTTATGAACTTTGCTGCGTCTCACAACATCGAGTGGCAGTTTATTCCTCCTTCAGCTCCGTCAATGGGAGGGGCCTGGGAGCGTTTAGTGAGAAGCGTGAAAAGAGGCCTTTCGGTTGTTCTGCGAGAAAAGGCTCCCAGAGAGGAGATCCTGGTAACTCTTTTAGCTGAGATTGAAAATATCGTTAACTCCAGGCCTCTGACCCACGTACCGGTCGCCAATGAAGATGAGCCAGCCCTGACGCCGAACCACTTCCTGTTGAGGTCGTTTGCCTCTTTGCCCACTCCGGAGTCTTCAAATGACGATCTGATCAGCAGGCAAGCGTGGAAGAAGGCTATTCGTCTCGCTGATGAGTTTTGGGCGCGCTGGGTAAAGGAATACCTGCCCAATCTTTTGCCGCGAGGTCCATCTAACGCCTTTTCTAATTTACACGTCGGGGATTTGGTGATGATTTGTGACGGAAATTTGCCCCGCGGGGTTTGGCCTCGCGGCAGGGTTGTGCGGGTGTTCCCTGGCAAAGACGGCGTCGTGCGAGTAGCGGAAGTAAGGACCAGCGCAGGGGTCCTTAGGCGACCTGCGCGCAAACTGGCTAAGCTGGATTTGACGCCATAGCTTGGTAAGACCTTCGGTTCTTACCAGGGGGGAGagatgttggcgtcagatctggcaacccccgttgcctaggtattgtttttgtatggcgcttagcaacgggggtgtaagttaggttttttacattattataattttgtgatcttttactctttattatacattaatactgagttggtcatctttcatttcgctcgctaataacAGTGATACATTTGGAACGCGCAAACAAACGTTATTCCAATACTTTAGCCATTGGTAAGTTTGGCAACAGCTCAGGGACGGTTCAGTGGCTCGATGTAGTTTTAAGTTGGTACCGCCTCAGAGATATAAGATTTACACATAAGAAAATACCTTTATTTAATGGCATGTATTCTTGTGGTAATAGCATGCGAAAGTAGACTCTTGGTATTTATATTAACAGGTCATCGTGACTGTTTTTTCGCGTGAAAGTGTGatatatagaattaaaagggatattttaTGTCCCttcactccttttattttctcctttttacAAAAAACCAAATACACCTTACATTCCAATCCTAATGT includes the following:
- the LOC126373455 gene encoding uncharacterized protein LOC126373455, yielding MMTRSQTSKVLGGSKASKTHSNSSASSASTAARVKAAEAVRKQRLADIAKNEAAAAAAVAAAEREAVEASYEATVAALEAEEVMSARSSHTADWVASSDFAGAASITVGTAAPLGSFPCGQSVGTPIVHAAPAMEHVREATQGSPETVAVDAPVFLPCQLHKDDLHLQPQRYGNNTTSPVSDIEKLTNAIVSLAKPSERSECKVQLSSFSGNMSEWLLFKRTFDDTKASFSANENIARLRNALSGEAKEAVLSLLLCSTDPEPIMRSLESRFARPKQIVLNELASIRSLPKVGNSHSLAIFASRVKNCVSIVNLLGESPYLHSPELIHILVSKLNPLLQNKWCDYAAEHCVSGQPQIDIFARFLEVEADKQANFGVYEVFNVPPHGDKPRSPGPQLPGFSQRNPRSFHTASAHHVVSSSLEQPLTDVNMSSSCLYCSVSGHNIKCCPEFVALNICDRIAWVRENKLCVKCLRKGKHNYKFCKTKPCGINGCKQFHNKIIHSDNSKFPFHPIVNNVTSSVIPIATSTHVISDSTKKEIKPRNSKQGFMHTNEVLSHSENNITSTSYSCASGNDFSVLLKVLPVILSGPKGEVETFALLDDGSTVTLLDAELANKLGVSGTEENMCIETITGTSDNIPVKFVDFEIRGRYCNESYTVRKARAIPHLKLRPQEVTVKDTRFPHLLDIAAELVFDMATPKVLIGTSDWHLLLSRENRVGTAPQPAAIRTALGWVLFGNLPRSSFYGNSINHLSAASSSDIELESLIKDYYRLDSIGIKLDEKVSREDQRALDILNKTTRRLDDGRFEVGLPWREDEPHIPDSYHLALSRFQSLQRKLNKDEEYARLYKVNIEAYVEKGYAEECLDSHNSPSSSSRRWYLPHFGVTNPNKPGKLRIVHDASAKSSGVSLNTLILPGPDLLQSLLGILMRFREGQIALNGDIREMFPQIKIREEDRDCQRYIWLSPEGQLKEFHMTSLIFGASASPFTAIYIKNRNAKDFQDQYPEATRSIIQDHYMDDFLGSVDSPEEAARLAADILHVHAQCGFEMRSWVSNDTECLKHIPSHLWKEGTGNVDLNLGVSKPDVRVLGMHWNPQEDTFSFKVDVNIPLPSKFTKRQVLRDLMRIYDPLGLLQPKVTIGKILFQRTWRMVSSWDVPLPFSERIQWEEWYRDIKSVNAFNIPRAYKSISTFISQELHVFTDASEVAYTCVAYWRFLFEDGSVQIALIASKSRVAPLKSVSIPRLELQAALLGVRLAQTICSEHRGQASRRVFWSDSKTVLAWIRSDSRKYKAFVSHRLGEIAEHTQVSEWRWVPTAFNVADDATRLVSSSLERWWHGPSFLKDKEEAWPQITPSELSSSEVNSELRPREKVPDIYYVILSAEHFSTWQRLLRVTARVIQFTRLLKDKEARSGSSLCRGIRPLLARDVRDAEEFLLKQTQRDAFTEELACIKSGKFVSKKSRLHKIGPRLDDVGFLRAYGRISAVTEVSSEVTKPIILDGRHPTVRLLISDYHIKALHGNNETVVNNLRQKYAILHLRPTVRFVASRCQFCRIKRAQPVLPPTGDLPSERLQHHRPPFSFVGLDYLGPLEVTVKRSREKRYVALFTCLVTRAIHLEVVGSLTADSAIMALRRFIARRGCPVKILSDNGTAFVGANRILREAWAAVDHSHVMNFAASHNIEWQFIPPSAPSMGGAWERLVRSVKRGLSVVLREKAPREEILVTLLAEIENIVNSRPLTHVPVANEDEPALTPNHFLLRSFASLPTPESSNDDLISRQAWKKAIRLADEFWARWVKEYLPNLLPRGPSNAFSNLHVGDLVMICDGNLPRGVWPRGRVVRVFPGKDGVVRVAEVRTSAGVLRRPARKLAKLDLTP